The following proteins come from a genomic window of Actinacidiphila yeochonensis CN732:
- a CDS encoding S16 family serine protease — MLALSRRTVTLALCAVVVVALALVAALAPLPISIVEPGITADVLGADKGTPVITVSGVQVRRTSGQLRMVTIAATAPNTTVRFSDVARAWFADDRAAMPRDSVYPTGGSVTAINKANEKEMVQSQQDATAAALKHLGLSSSQVKVTLRLADVGGPSAGLLFTLGIIDKIDGDGHGGDLTGGRTIAGTGTITEGGTVGAVGGVPLKEQAARRDGATVFLVPRAECSDATAELPGGLKLVPVTTLDGALTALADIRAGHATPTC, encoded by the coding sequence ATGCTTGCGCTCTCCCGCCGGACGGTGACCCTGGCCCTGTGCGCCGTGGTGGTCGTCGCCCTGGCGCTCGTCGCCGCCCTCGCGCCGCTGCCGATCTCCATCGTGGAGCCCGGTATCACCGCCGACGTCCTGGGCGCCGACAAGGGCACCCCGGTGATCACCGTCAGCGGCGTCCAGGTCCGCCGTACCAGCGGCCAGCTGCGGATGGTCACCATCGCGGCCACCGCGCCGAACACCACCGTGCGCTTCTCGGACGTCGCGCGGGCCTGGTTCGCCGACGACCGGGCGGCGATGCCGCGGGACTCCGTCTACCCCACGGGCGGCTCGGTCACGGCCATCAACAAGGCCAACGAGAAGGAGATGGTCCAGTCCCAGCAGGACGCGACCGCCGCCGCCCTCAAGCACCTCGGGCTGTCGTCCTCGCAGGTCAAGGTGACCCTGCGGCTGGCCGACGTGGGCGGCCCGAGCGCCGGCCTGCTCTTCACCCTCGGCATCATCGACAAGATCGACGGTGACGGGCACGGCGGCGACCTCACCGGCGGCCGGACGATCGCCGGTACCGGGACGATCACCGAGGGCGGCACGGTCGGCGCGGTCGGCGGGGTGCCGCTCAAGGAGCAGGCGGCCCGGCGTGACGGCGCCACCGTCTTCCTCGTGCCGCGCGCCGAGTGCTCGGACGCCACGGCGGAGCTGCCCGGCGGGCTGAAACTGGTCCCGGTGACCACGCTCGACGGCGCGCTGACCGCCCTCGCCGACATCCGCGCCGGCCACGCCACCCCCACCTGCTGA
- a CDS encoding heavy metal-binding domain-containing protein yields MSVPWNGQGLPPTAAGRLASAERSGTWTSALSTGEFAAVRSVGFEPVGQVMGSAVFRIGRSGRFWGYHDCQFPGAARYRYSFGSTSGAPVALSGNGAPSQQLVGVFDQARRTALGRMTAECRALGGDGVVAAELTMAPFTGQVNCLEFKVIGTAVRARGTERAVQPFTSHLDGEGFAKLLGSGWVPVELLVGMSIGVRHDDYRTTSQTYSWSNVEVTGWTDLVSEVRSDARRQLRAQSAGRGGDGIIMADSRLRVWAESCIQSGNSEQEDHVAEATMVGTTVARFRLRKPPPRTLSVMPLGDRGARLRKRLAAVESSPYGDRMEYRRLVEEISELNE; encoded by the coding sequence ATGTCGGTGCCGTGGAACGGTCAGGGGCTGCCTCCCACCGCTGCGGGGCGGCTGGCCTCGGCTGAGCGGAGCGGGACGTGGACGTCGGCGCTCTCCACCGGGGAGTTCGCCGCGGTCCGCTCCGTGGGCTTCGAGCCGGTGGGCCAGGTGATGGGGTCGGCGGTCTTCCGCATCGGGCGCAGCGGCCGCTTCTGGGGCTACCACGACTGCCAGTTCCCGGGGGCCGCCCGGTACCGCTACAGCTTCGGCTCGACGAGCGGCGCCCCGGTCGCCCTGTCGGGGAACGGCGCCCCGTCCCAGCAGCTGGTCGGCGTCTTCGACCAGGCCCGGCGCACCGCGCTGGGGCGCATGACCGCCGAGTGCCGGGCCCTCGGCGGTGACGGAGTCGTGGCCGCCGAGCTGACCATGGCCCCGTTCACCGGGCAGGTGAACTGCCTGGAGTTCAAGGTGATCGGCACGGCGGTGCGGGCTCGGGGCACCGAGCGCGCCGTACAGCCGTTCACCTCGCACCTGGACGGCGAGGGCTTCGCGAAGCTGCTCGGCTCCGGATGGGTGCCGGTCGAGCTGCTGGTGGGCATGTCCATCGGGGTGCGGCACGACGACTACCGGACCACGTCGCAGACGTACTCGTGGTCCAACGTGGAGGTGACCGGGTGGACCGATCTGGTCAGCGAGGTGCGCTCCGACGCGCGGCGGCAGCTCCGGGCGCAGAGTGCCGGGCGGGGCGGCGACGGGATCATCATGGCCGACAGCCGGCTGCGGGTGTGGGCGGAGAGCTGCATCCAGTCCGGCAACTCCGAGCAGGAGGACCACGTCGCGGAGGCGACGATGGTCGGCACCACCGTCGCGCGGTTCCGGCTGCGGAAGCCGCCGCCGCGGACGCTGTCCGTGATGCCGCTGGGCGACCGCGGGGCCAGGTTGCGCAAGCGGTTGGCGGCCGTGGAGTCCAGCCCCTACGGGGACCGCATGGAGTACCGGCGGCTGGTCGAGGAGATCAGCGAGTTGAACGAGTGA
- a CDS encoding GntR family transcriptional regulator: MAGEWTSTSAPYVAPRPGETWAEEAAARGRKGTQRIVEAAEVAAPAEVAGPLGLPDGATVIVRRRVMYLDERPCELTDTYYPVEVARGTPLAGTAKIKGGAVAYLASLGRSPARVREEVSARLADAAERAALGLAPGEPVLCLARVTLDERERPFQVDLSVFPAAGQRLRYELRTE; this comes from the coding sequence GTGGCGGGAGAGTGGACCAGCACATCGGCTCCGTACGTGGCGCCCCGGCCCGGGGAGACCTGGGCCGAGGAGGCGGCCGCGCGGGGCCGCAAGGGCACGCAGCGGATCGTCGAGGCGGCGGAGGTGGCCGCGCCCGCCGAGGTGGCGGGGCCGCTGGGGCTCCCGGACGGCGCCACCGTGATCGTCCGGCGGCGGGTCATGTACCTCGACGAGCGGCCCTGTGAGCTGACCGACACCTACTACCCGGTGGAGGTCGCACGCGGCACCCCGCTGGCGGGGACGGCGAAGATCAAGGGCGGCGCCGTCGCCTACCTGGCCTCCCTCGGCCGGTCTCCCGCCCGGGTCCGCGAGGAGGTCTCGGCCCGTCTCGCGGACGCCGCCGAACGCGCCGCGCTGGGCCTGGCGCCGGGCGAGCCCGTGCTGTGCCTGGCCCGGGTGACGCTGGACGAGCGGGAGCGGCCCTTCCAGGTCGACCTGTCCGTCTTCCCGGCCGCGGGGCAGCGCCTGCGGTACGAGCTGCGGACGGAGTGA
- a CDS encoding SPFH domain-containing protein, translating to MGLFDAIRGEFVDIVEWTDDSRDTIVWRFPRHDNEIKMGAKLVVRESQTAVFVNEGQIADVFTPGTYTLQTQNMPLLSTLKGWKYGFDSPFKAEVYFVTTRQFTDMKWGTANPVIVRDPEFGMVRLRAFGAFAAKVVDPAALLRELAGTDPQFRTEEVQEYLRQMVVGKLATALATSGVPMLDLATRQDALGTQLAAALSKELEPVGIVLPRFVIENISLPPEVEQAIDARSRMGIAGDLDQYTRFQAANAIGDAARNPGGGGEGVGLGVGMAMGQRIAASLAPQPQQFQQPVQQQFPQPGQQQFQPQAAPAPAAAVPPPLPQQAQWFTGAGGVQQGPYDLAALAQQVGTGALTRETLVWKDGLAGWLAAGQVPELGGLFGAVPPPLPPLPPQG from the coding sequence GTGGGACTCTTCGACGCGATCCGCGGCGAGTTCGTCGACATCGTCGAGTGGACGGACGACAGCCGCGACACCATCGTGTGGCGGTTCCCGCGCCACGACAACGAGATCAAGATGGGCGCCAAGCTCGTCGTCCGCGAGTCCCAGACGGCGGTGTTCGTCAACGAGGGCCAGATCGCGGACGTGTTCACGCCCGGCACCTACACCCTCCAGACGCAGAACATGCCGCTGCTGTCCACCCTCAAGGGCTGGAAGTACGGCTTCGACTCGCCGTTCAAGGCCGAGGTCTACTTCGTCACCACCCGGCAGTTCACCGACATGAAGTGGGGGACGGCCAACCCGGTCATCGTCCGGGACCCGGAGTTCGGCATGGTCCGGCTGCGGGCCTTCGGCGCGTTCGCCGCGAAGGTCGTCGACCCGGCCGCGCTGCTGCGCGAACTGGCCGGCACCGACCCGCAGTTCCGCACCGAGGAGGTGCAGGAGTACCTGCGGCAGATGGTCGTCGGCAAGCTCGCGACGGCGCTGGCGACCTCCGGGGTGCCGATGCTCGACCTCGCCACCCGGCAGGACGCGCTGGGCACGCAGCTGGCCGCCGCGCTCAGCAAGGAGCTGGAGCCGGTCGGCATCGTCCTGCCCCGGTTCGTGATCGAGAACATCTCGCTGCCGCCGGAGGTCGAGCAGGCCATCGACGCCCGCTCGCGGATGGGCATCGCCGGCGACCTCGACCAGTACACGCGCTTCCAGGCGGCCAACGCGATCGGTGACGCGGCCCGCAACCCCGGCGGCGGGGGTGAGGGCGTCGGCCTCGGCGTCGGCATGGCCATGGGGCAGCGGATCGCCGCGAGCCTGGCCCCGCAGCCGCAGCAGTTCCAGCAGCCCGTCCAGCAGCAGTTCCCACAGCCGGGCCAGCAGCAGTTCCAGCCCCAAGCGGCCCCCGCCCCGGCCGCCGCCGTACCGCCGCCGCTGCCGCAGCAGGCGCAGTGGTTCACCGGCGCGGGCGGCGTCCAGCAGGGGCCGTACGACCTGGCCGCGCTCGCCCAGCAGGTCGGCACCGGCGCCCTCACCCGCGAGACGCTGGTGTGGAAGGACGGCCTGGCCGGCTGGCTGGCGGCGGGCCAGGTGCCCGAGCTGGGCGGCCTGTTCGGCGCGGTGCCGCCGCCCCTTCCGCCGCTTCCGCCGCAGGGCTGA
- a CDS encoding type II toxin-antitoxin system death-on-curing family toxin, which produces MTPAPHHLAPAELLDLAARLGRPDVRDRGLLESALARPRAAVFGQDAYPGVWEKAAALMVSLVRNHPMVDGNKRLAWYAAWVFLHLNGHRLRPGFDVDEAEAFVYAVAQGELDIPRVSATLPRFAG; this is translated from the coding sequence ATGACGCCCGCGCCGCACCACCTCGCGCCGGCCGAACTGCTCGACCTGGCCGCCCGGCTCGGCCGCCCCGACGTCCGCGACCGCGGCCTGCTGGAGTCGGCCCTCGCCCGTCCGCGCGCCGCCGTCTTCGGCCAGGACGCCTACCCCGGCGTCTGGGAGAAGGCAGCGGCCCTCATGGTGTCGCTTGTCCGCAACCACCCGATGGTGGACGGCAACAAGCGCCTGGCCTGGTACGCGGCCTGGGTCTTCCTCCACCTCAACGGCCACCGGCTGCGCCCCGGCTTCGACGTGGACGAGGCGGAGGCGTTCGTCTACGCGGTCGCCCAGGGCGAGCTGGACATCCCCCGTGTCTCCGCGACGCTGCCCCGGTTCGCCGGCTGA
- a CDS encoding MFS transporter yields MTISDTRDGERRAGPGGAEDGGGVLGHAYRALTFGIVSVVLMIAFEATAVSTAMPVAARDLHGLGLYAFAFSAYFTTSLLAMVVSGQWCDRSGPLAPLSAGIAGFAGGLVLSGTAASMPVFVLGRAVQGLGGGLVIVALYVVVGRAYPEHLRPAVMAAFSASWVVPSLVGPVVSGTVSEHLGWRWVFLSIPVLVVLPLAVMLPALRRAAAGGPHEPAAERPRMDRRRIGQAAALSVGAALLQYAGQDLRPLSAVPALAGAALLVPSALRLLPRGTFRAVRGLPTLILLRGIAAGSFIVAESFVPLMLVTQRGLSPTLAGLSLAGGGLTWAAGSWLQARPRFAPARERLVRVGLVLTTTAIAAVPLALLDAVPPWLVAAAWCVGGLGMGLAISALSVLMLRLSPPEEAGTNSAALQVSDALSNVLLIAAGGTVFTALGGGSTTATAASAAHPGAFAAVFLPAAAIALTGAALAPRLRARRT; encoded by the coding sequence ATGACGATTTCCGACACGCGGGACGGGGAACGCCGGGCCGGGCCCGGGGGCGCGGAGGACGGCGGGGGAGTCCTCGGCCACGCCTACCGGGCACTCACCTTCGGCATCGTGTCCGTCGTCCTCATGATCGCGTTCGAGGCGACCGCCGTCAGCACCGCGATGCCCGTGGCCGCGCGCGACCTGCACGGGCTCGGGCTCTACGCGTTCGCGTTCTCCGCGTACTTCACCACCTCGCTGCTGGCCATGGTGGTCAGCGGCCAGTGGTGCGACCGGTCCGGCCCGCTGGCGCCGCTCTCCGCCGGGATCGCCGGCTTCGCGGGCGGCTTGGTCCTCAGCGGGACCGCCGCGTCCATGCCGGTCTTCGTCCTGGGCCGGGCCGTGCAGGGCCTCGGCGGCGGCCTGGTGATCGTGGCGCTGTACGTGGTGGTCGGCCGCGCCTACCCCGAGCACCTGCGGCCCGCGGTGATGGCGGCGTTCTCCGCGTCCTGGGTGGTGCCCTCCCTGGTCGGGCCGGTGGTCTCCGGGACCGTCTCCGAACACCTCGGCTGGCGCTGGGTGTTCCTCTCCATCCCGGTCCTGGTGGTGCTGCCGCTGGCGGTGATGCTGCCCGCGCTGCGCCGCGCCGCCGCGGGCGGCCCGCACGAGCCGGCGGCCGAACGGCCCCGGATGGACCGCCGCCGTATCGGACAGGCCGCCGCGCTGAGCGTCGGCGCGGCGCTGCTCCAGTACGCGGGCCAGGACCTGAGGCCGCTGTCGGCGGTGCCGGCGCTGGCGGGCGCCGCGCTGCTGGTGCCGTCGGCGCTGCGGCTGCTGCCGCGCGGCACGTTCCGGGCCGTGCGCGGGCTGCCCACGCTGATCCTGCTGCGGGGCATCGCCGCCGGCTCGTTCATCGTGGCCGAGAGCTTCGTGCCGCTGATGCTCGTCACCCAGCGCGGCCTGTCCCCGACGCTCGCCGGGCTCTCCCTCGCCGGTGGCGGCCTGACCTGGGCGGCCGGGTCCTGGCTGCAGGCCCGGCCGCGGTTCGCGCCCGCCCGCGAGCGGCTGGTGCGGGTCGGGCTGGTCCTCACCACCACGGCGATAGCCGCCGTGCCGCTGGCGCTGCTGGACGCCGTGCCGCCGTGGCTGGTGGCCGCCGCCTGGTGCGTGGGCGGCCTCGGCATGGGGCTGGCGATCTCCGCGCTGAGCGTGCTGATGCTGCGGCTGTCGCCGCCCGAGGAGGCCGGCACCAACTCCGCCGCGCTCCAGGTCAGCGACGCCCTGTCCAACGTCCTGCTGATCGCCGCGGGCGGCACCGTCTTCACCGCGCTGGGCGGCGGCTCCACCACGGCCACCGCCGCCTCGGCCGCCCACCCGGGCGCCTTCGCCGCGGTCTTCCTCCCGGCCGCCGCCATCGCCCTCACCGGCGCCGCGCTCGCGCCCCGCCTGCGCGCCCGGCGGACGTGA
- a CDS encoding IclR family transcriptional regulator, which translates to MTAETSQTLDRGLRVLKLLADTDHGLTVTELASRLGVNRTVVYRLLATLEQHSLVRRDLGGRARVGLGVLGLAHQVHPLLREAALPALRSLAEDIGATAHLTLVDGSEALAVAVVEPTWTDYHVAYRTGFRHPLDRGAAGRAILAGRGIRPAADGLGWERVHRDGSVEPAGAAGAYAGGVLSGGGYQGFADYALRPVGTDDQVDGTDQVMGGEHLRYVITSGELEAGASGAAAPLLGVPGIEGSVGVVMLVDSVPERVGLRVVEAATEVSEALR; encoded by the coding sequence GTGACCGCGGAGACGTCTCAAACGCTCGACCGGGGCCTGAGGGTCCTGAAGTTGCTCGCCGACACCGATCACGGCCTGACCGTGACCGAGTTGGCGTCCAGGCTGGGCGTGAACCGCACGGTGGTCTACCGCCTGCTCGCCACGCTCGAACAGCACTCGCTGGTCCGCCGGGACCTCGGCGGGCGGGCCCGGGTGGGGCTAGGCGTGCTGGGCCTGGCCCACCAGGTGCACCCGCTGCTGCGCGAGGCCGCGCTGCCCGCGCTGCGCTCGCTGGCCGAGGACATCGGCGCCACCGCCCACCTCACCCTCGTCGACGGCTCCGAGGCGCTGGCCGTGGCGGTGGTCGAACCGACCTGGACCGACTACCACGTGGCCTACCGCACCGGTTTCCGCCACCCGCTGGACCGCGGCGCGGCCGGGCGGGCCATCCTCGCCGGGCGCGGCATCCGGCCGGCCGCCGACGGCCTCGGCTGGGAGCGGGTGCACCGGGACGGCTCGGTCGAGCCGGCCGGCGCAGCCGGGGCGTACGCGGGCGGCGTCCTCTCGGGCGGCGGCTACCAGGGCTTCGCCGACTACGCGCTGCGGCCGGTGGGGACGGACGACCAGGTCGACGGCACCGACCAGGTCATGGGCGGGGAGCACCTCCGCTACGTGATCACCTCGGGCGAGCTGGAGGCGGGCGCCAGCGGCGCCGCCGCCCCGCTGCTGGGGGTGCCCGGCATCGAGGGCAGCGTCGGCGTGGTGATGCTCGTGGACTCGGTACCCGAGCGGGTCGGCCTGCGGGTCGTCGAGGCGGCCACGGAGGTCTCCGAGGCCCTGCGCTGA
- a CDS encoding DEAD/DEAH box helicase — translation METVTTPVSPSHHLSPAFPGRAPWGTANKLRAWQQGAIDAYVARQPRDFLAVATPGAGKTTFALSLASYLIHNHLVQQITVVAPTEHLKTQWADAAARIGIKLDPDYSAGPVGREYHGVAVTYAGVGVRPMLHRNRCEQRKTLVILDEIHHAGDSKSWGEACLEAFEPATRRLALTGTPFRSDTNPIPFVVYEEGNDGIRRSSADYTYGYGNALADGVVRPVIFLSYSGTMRWRTRAGDELSARLGEPMTKDAVGQAWRTALAPTGEWIPNVLKAADTRLSEVRKGIPDAGGLVIATDQDSARAYAKLIREITGTKATVVLSDDPGSSKRIEEFSASEDRWMVAVRMVSEGVDVPRLAVGVYATTISTPLFFAQAVGRFVRSRRRGETASVFLPTIPNLLEFAGEMEVERDHVLDRPKKQGEEDPFAEEDKLLAEAEKEQDEETGDDMLPFEALESDAVFDRVLYDGAEFGMQAHPGSEEEQDYLGIPGLLEPDQVQILLQRRQARQIAHSRKKPDDEADLLELPAERRPVVSHRQLLELRKQLNTLVAAYHHQSGKPHGVVHNELRRACGGPPSAEATAGQLNERIKKVQEWATRMK, via the coding sequence ATGGAGACCGTGACTACCCCCGTATCCCCCTCCCACCACCTGTCGCCCGCCTTCCCCGGCCGCGCCCCCTGGGGCACCGCCAACAAGCTGCGGGCATGGCAGCAGGGAGCCATCGACGCGTACGTGGCCCGGCAGCCCAGGGACTTCCTGGCGGTGGCGACACCGGGCGCGGGCAAGACCACCTTCGCGCTCTCCCTGGCGTCCTACCTGATCCACAACCACCTGGTGCAGCAGATCACCGTGGTCGCGCCGACCGAGCACCTGAAGACGCAGTGGGCGGACGCGGCGGCCCGGATAGGGATCAAGCTCGACCCGGACTACAGCGCCGGCCCGGTGGGCCGGGAGTACCACGGCGTGGCCGTCACCTACGCGGGCGTCGGCGTGCGGCCCATGCTCCACCGCAACCGGTGCGAGCAGCGCAAGACCCTGGTGATCCTGGACGAGATCCACCACGCCGGCGACAGCAAGTCCTGGGGCGAGGCGTGCCTGGAGGCGTTCGAGCCGGCCACCCGCCGGCTCGCCCTGACCGGCACCCCGTTCCGCTCCGACACCAACCCGATCCCCTTCGTCGTCTACGAGGAGGGCAACGACGGCATCCGCCGCTCCTCCGCCGACTACACGTACGGCTACGGCAACGCGCTCGCCGACGGCGTCGTCCGCCCGGTGATCTTCCTCAGCTACTCGGGCACGATGCGCTGGCGCACCCGGGCCGGCGACGAGCTGTCCGCGCGGCTCGGCGAGCCGATGACGAAGGACGCGGTCGGGCAGGCGTGGCGGACCGCGCTCGCTCCCACCGGCGAGTGGATTCCGAACGTCCTCAAGGCCGCCGACACCCGGCTGAGCGAGGTCCGCAAGGGCATCCCGGACGCGGGCGGCCTGGTGATCGCCACCGACCAGGACTCCGCCCGCGCCTACGCGAAGCTGATCCGCGAGATCACCGGCACCAAGGCCACGGTGGTGCTCTCCGACGACCCGGGCTCGTCCAAGCGGATCGAGGAGTTCAGCGCCTCGGAGGACCGGTGGATGGTCGCCGTCCGGATGGTCTCCGAGGGCGTCGACGTGCCGCGGCTGGCCGTCGGCGTCTACGCCACGACGATCTCCACGCCGCTGTTCTTCGCCCAGGCCGTGGGCCGCTTCGTGCGGTCCCGGCGGCGCGGCGAGACCGCGTCCGTCTTCCTGCCGACCATCCCCAACCTGCTGGAGTTCGCGGGGGAGATGGAGGTCGAGCGCGACCACGTGCTGGACCGCCCGAAGAAGCAGGGCGAGGAGGACCCGTTCGCCGAGGAGGACAAGCTCCTGGCGGAGGCGGAGAAGGAGCAGGACGAGGAGACCGGCGACGACATGCTGCCGTTCGAGGCGCTGGAGTCGGACGCGGTCTTCGACCGGGTGCTGTACGACGGCGCCGAGTTCGGCATGCAGGCCCACCCCGGCAGCGAGGAGGAGCAGGACTACCTCGGCATCCCCGGGCTGCTGGAACCCGACCAGGTGCAGATACTGCTCCAGCGGCGCCAGGCCCGGCAGATCGCCCACAGCCGCAAGAAGCCGGACGACGAGGCGGACCTGCTCGAACTGCCCGCCGAGCGGCGGCCCGTGGTCAGCCACCGCCAGCTGCTCGAACTGCGGAAGCAGCTGAACACCCTGGTGGCCGCCTACCACCACCAGAGCGGCAAGCCGCACGGCGTCGTCCACAACGAGCTGCGCCGGGCCTGCGGCGGCCCGCCGAGCGCCGAGGCCACCGCCGGGCAGCTGAACGAGCGGATCAAGAAGGTCCAGGAGTGGGCGACCCGGATGAAGTGA
- a CDS encoding heavy metal-binding domain-containing protein: protein MTNEQPSAEGVPADAMRRLSELEPGRAGSIFTSDLSVNEFLLVREAGFKPIGLVLGSSIYHVGIQLGRWGKNQELDTLSQAMYHARELAMTRMEAEAAQLGADGIVGVRLTVEAREFGKDVAEFIAIGTAVKADNPPPGGGTWRNNKGQPFTSDLSGQDFWTLIRAGYAPLGMVMGTCVYHIAHQRIGAVMSNMGRNVEIEQFTQALYDARELAMARMQAEAEALQAEGVVGVQLNAHNHRWGGHTTEFFSIGTAVRPLRPDHEIERPTMVLSLDG from the coding sequence ATGACGAACGAACAGCCGAGTGCCGAGGGCGTTCCCGCGGACGCGATGCGCCGGTTGTCGGAGCTGGAGCCCGGCCGCGCGGGGTCGATCTTCACCAGCGACCTGTCGGTGAACGAGTTCCTCCTCGTCCGCGAGGCGGGCTTCAAGCCGATCGGCCTGGTGCTCGGCAGCTCGATCTACCACGTCGGCATCCAGCTCGGCCGCTGGGGCAAGAACCAGGAGCTGGACACGCTGAGCCAGGCGATGTACCACGCCCGGGAACTGGCCATGACCCGGATGGAGGCGGAGGCCGCGCAGTTGGGCGCCGACGGCATCGTCGGGGTCCGGCTGACGGTGGAGGCGCGGGAGTTCGGCAAGGACGTCGCGGAGTTCATCGCGATCGGTACCGCCGTCAAGGCCGACAACCCGCCCCCCGGCGGCGGCACCTGGCGCAACAACAAGGGCCAGCCCTTCACCTCGGACCTTTCCGGGCAGGACTTCTGGACGCTGATCCGGGCCGGCTACGCGCCGCTCGGCATGGTCATGGGCACCTGCGTCTACCACATCGCGCACCAGCGGATAGGCGCGGTGATGTCGAACATGGGCCGCAACGTCGAGATCGAGCAGTTCACGCAGGCGCTGTACGACGCCCGCGAGCTGGCCATGGCCCGGATGCAGGCGGAGGCGGAGGCGCTCCAAGCGGAGGGCGTCGTCGGGGTGCAGCTCAACGCGCACAACCACCGGTGGGGCGGGCACACCACGGAGTTCTTCTCGATCGGCACGGCGGTCCGGCCGCTGCGGCCGGACCACGAGATCGAACGGCCCACCATGGTGCTCAGCCTCGACGGCTGA
- a CDS encoding MFS transporter translates to MSPRDPSAAPSAAGAPAARRPEGSGPRERSGAPDGADPDAGAPSPDGPSLDGPPHGGLLDPITPPGPSDAAEPAVPAEPADDSREAEEDRGQEPAPGDAPRDRRPLALLLAASVISMMGGTLTLVAVPWFVLATTGSAARAGVVAFASAVPVVVAAVLGGPLIDRLGVTASSVCSDAVCALTTAAIPVLHLLGGLTFGRLVALVVLCGLFRAPGDTAREVLVPALAVRAGTSIQRANSAYEGAYRGARMIGAPLAGVLVAVLGAVNLLLLDAGTFAVSAVLVGVGARGAVQRRRSEQPAAGGVRAALAGYRTDLREGFRYLLGARLLFAIVGIVMMTNALDQAWSAVLLPVQARERLGGSVSLGVVTGTFAGAALCGTLLYGVVGHRFSQRTLFIGGFLLAGFPRTLVGAFVPGHLAPLVAVCVLCGLAGGVINPIIGSELVRLVPERLRSRVFGAVSSGVLVAVPLGGLVGGYAVQYAGLTTAMAVVSSIYLLTTLSPLVMPAFRAWDSAGAPAPLDAAPTG, encoded by the coding sequence TTGAGCCCGCGCGACCCGTCCGCCGCACCGTCCGCCGCCGGCGCCCCGGCCGCCCGCCGCCCCGAGGGGTCAGGTCCCAGGGAGCGGTCCGGCGCGCCGGACGGCGCCGACCCGGACGCCGGCGCGCCGTCTCCTGACGGCCCGTCTCTTGACGGTCCGCCTCATGGCGGGCTGCTGGACCCGATCACCCCGCCAGGGCCCTCGGACGCGGCGGAACCGGCCGTCCCGGCGGAGCCGGCCGACGACTCGCGGGAGGCGGAGGAGGACCGCGGCCAGGAGCCCGCGCCGGGCGACGCGCCGCGCGACCGCCGTCCGCTGGCGCTGCTCCTCGCCGCCAGCGTGATCTCCATGATGGGCGGCACCCTGACGCTCGTCGCCGTGCCGTGGTTCGTGCTGGCCACCACGGGCAGCGCGGCGCGGGCCGGGGTGGTCGCGTTCGCGTCCGCCGTGCCCGTGGTGGTGGCCGCGGTGCTCGGCGGCCCGCTGATCGACCGTCTCGGGGTCACCGCGTCCAGCGTCTGCTCCGACGCGGTCTGCGCCCTGACGACGGCCGCGATACCCGTGCTCCACCTGCTCGGCGGGCTCACCTTCGGCCGGCTGGTCGCGCTGGTCGTGCTGTGCGGCCTGTTCCGCGCGCCCGGGGACACGGCGCGCGAGGTGCTGGTGCCCGCGCTGGCCGTCCGGGCGGGTACGAGCATCCAGCGGGCCAACAGCGCCTACGAGGGCGCCTACCGGGGAGCGCGGATGATCGGCGCGCCGCTGGCCGGCGTCCTGGTGGCCGTGCTCGGCGCGGTCAACCTGCTGCTGCTGGACGCCGGTACGTTCGCCGTCTCCGCGGTGCTGGTCGGGGTCGGCGCGCGCGGCGCCGTACAGCGCCGGCGGTCCGAGCAGCCGGCGGCCGGCGGGGTCCGCGCCGCCCTGGCGGGCTACCGCACCGACCTGCGGGAGGGCTTCCGCTACCTCCTCGGGGCCCGGCTGCTCTTCGCCATCGTCGGGATCGTGATGATGACGAACGCGCTGGACCAGGCGTGGTCGGCGGTGCTGCTGCCGGTGCAGGCCCGCGAGCGGCTGGGCGGCTCGGTCAGCCTGGGCGTGGTCACCGGCACCTTCGCCGGCGCCGCGCTGTGCGGGACGCTGCTGTACGGCGTGGTCGGGCACCGGTTCTCGCAGCGGACCCTGTTCATCGGCGGGTTCCTGCTCGCCGGCTTCCCGCGGACCCTGGTGGGGGCCTTCGTGCCGGGACACCTGGCGCCGCTGGTCGCGGTGTGCGTGCTCTGCGGGCTGGCCGGCGGTGTGATCAACCCGATCATCGGCTCGGAGCTGGTCAGGCTGGTGCCCGAACGGCTGCGCAGCCGGGTCTTCGGCGCGGTCAGCTCGGGCGTGCTGGTCGCGGTGCCGCTGGGCGGGCTGGTCGGCGGCTACGCCGTCCAGTACGCGGGCCTGACCACCGCCATGGCCGTCGTCAGCTCGATCTACCTGCTGACGACGCTGAGCCCGCTGGTGATGCCGGCCTTCCGCGCCTGGGACTCGGCCGGCGCGCCCGCACCGCTGGACGCGGCCCCGACGGGCTGA